DNA sequence from the Candidatus Neomarinimicrobiota bacterium genome:
AAGTGGCATCCATTCAGTGGGCTGACCTCTCGGAAGACAAGTATGGCGTGAGTCTGCTCAACAGATCGAAGTACGGGCATGACGTCAAGGGGAATATCATCCGGCTCTCGCTGCTCCGTTCTCCTACCTGGCCTGACGAAACAGCCGACCGTGGCAAGCACGTCATCGCCTATGCCCTCTATCCTCACCAAGGATCATGGCGGGAAGGGGAAAGCGTGAGAAGAGGTTATGAATACAACCATCCACCAATCGCCGTGCTAACCGGGACACACGCTGGCCAGCTGCCCGCAGAACATTCGTTTCTCCAGCTCGCGCCCTCCAATCTTGTGCTGACTGCTCTGAAAGCAGCCGAAGATACCCCCGATGCCTGGATCGTAAGATGGTACGAATCGCAGGGGGAAAAAGCAGTGGCGAAACTGACTCTACCCCGCGCGCCAACAAAAGTGGTGAATTCAAACTTCCTCGAAGATGACTTTGAGGAGCTTGCCGCCCCGAACAGGACCATCAGCATCGAGACGGCCGGGAATTCAATTCAGACCGTGAAGGTATATTACAAGTGAACTGATTCTGCCAGGCGCAATTGGTTGATCAGGCGTCTACAAGCCATCGGCCTGGAAGCTAGGTTCGCCCAACTCCACTAAACAAATCAGCCCCTGCGTATTGACAAGCAGCAGTGGCATAGGTGCGAGGAAAAAGTTAATCGCCTGGAAGTAGCGTGGGAGCGATCCTGGGTTCGGGCTACAAGGTAGAAAGCCGTTTCGGTCCAGCGTCGACCACTTCTTTGGTGCATCTTTTAGCGTAAAGCTTAAAATTTTCGATAAACCGCGCCGCCAAAGCGTCATACTTTTTCCAGTAATCATTGTTATCACCCCACGCGTTAGCTGGCTCCAACACTTCTTCGGGCACTCCTGGGCAGGAAAGGGGAACTTCAAAACCGAACAGCCTGTCTTGGCGGTACTGGACCTTATCCAGCTTACCTTCCAGGGCAGCATCCAGCAGGTTACGCGTGTGGTGGATGCTGATACGTCTGCCTACACCGAAGCGCCCCCCGACCCAGCCAGTGTTCACCAACCAGCACTTGACGTTGTGTTTCAACATCCGCTCTTTGAGCATAGTGGCATATTCCGCCGGGGAGCGTACCATAAACGGACCGCCGAAACAGGCACTGAAAGTGATTTTAGGTTCAATCCCGAGCCCGATTTCCGTGCCTGCTATCTTTGACGTGTAACCGCTGATGAAATGGTACTGGGTCTCCTCCAGATTAAGGCGCGCAATGGGCGGCATCACACCCGAGGCATCACAGGTGAGAAAGATAACATTCTCGGGATGGGACTTAGCCATACGCTCCGGCACCACGTTGGGAATATACTCCAGGGGGTAAGAGGCACGGGTATTCTCCGTCAGGATGTCATCATCCAGATCAATCCTGCGGGTAGCCGGATCGTAGACTACATTCTCAAGTATGGTACCAAATTTTCGGGTGCAGGCATGGATCTGCGGTTCGTGTTCGGCTGAAAGGCGAATGACCTTCGCGTAGCAACCACCTTCAAAGTTGAACACGCCGGTTGGACTCCAGCCGTGTTCATCGTCACCGATTAGCCTCCTCTTAGGATCGGCCGACAGGGTGGTCTTCCCGGTGCCGCTCAGTCCAAAGAAAAGGGCTACGTCGCCCCCGTCCCCCATATTGACCGAGCAGTGCATAGGCAATACGCCCTTAAACGTGAGCAGGAAATT
Encoded proteins:
- a CDS encoding glycoside hydrolase family 38 C-terminal domain-containing protein; the encoded protein is VASIQWADLSEDKYGVSLLNRSKYGHDVKGNIIRLSLLRSPTWPDETADRGKHVIAYALYPHQGSWREGESVRRGYEYNHPPIAVLTGTHAGQLPAEHSFLQLAPSNLVLTALKAAEDTPDAWIVRWYESQGEKAVAKLTLPRAPTKVVNSNFLEDDFEELAAPNRTISIETAGNSIQTVKVYYK
- the pckA gene encoding phosphoenolpyruvate carboxykinase (ATP) translates to MSKYLHFDTPSTKQARDLASEYGLENHGLLHLDRVFWNLPTPALYEEIVFRNEGRIAHEGPVMVNTGKHTARAAADKFVVREATTEDKIWWGEYNRPFSVAKFNSLFARVQAFAQDEEFFVQDCYAGADPDYRLKVRIIAEKAWHGLFARNMFITIKDQDVLKQFVPEFTVIVVPGFQVDPKIDGTRTSTAIVLNFAERMAIIANSLYGGEIKKTVFTALNFLLTFKGVLPMHCSVNMGDGGDVALFFGLSGTGKTTLSADPKRRLIGDDEHGWSPTGVFNFEGGCYAKVIRLSAEHEPQIHACTRKFGTILENVVYDPATRRIDLDDDILTENTRASYPLEYIPNVVPERMAKSHPENVIFLTCDASGVMPPIARLNLEETQYHFISGYTSKIAGTEIGLGIEPKITFSACFGGPFMVRSPAEYATMLKERMLKHNVKCWLVNTGWVGGRFGVGRRISIHHTRNLLDAALEGKLDKVQYRQDRLFGFEVPLSCPGVPEEVLEPANAWGDNNDYWKKYDALAARFIENFKLYAKRCTKEVVDAGPKRLSTL